One genomic window of Planktothrix serta PCC 8927 includes the following:
- a CDS encoding helix-turn-helix domain-containing protein, protein MFQGYKFRIYPAIEQQIALAKSFGCCRWYWNYALNLCQETYKTTGKGLSRKA, encoded by the coding sequence ATGTTTCAAGGGTATAAATTCCGAATCTATCCAGCGATTGAGCAGCAAATAGCCTTAGCCAAAAGCTTTGGTTGTTGCCGTTGGTATTGGAATTATGCCCTAAACTTGTGTCAAGAAACTTATAAAACAACAGGAAAAGGGCTATCAAGAAAAGCA